One Methylobacterium sp. 77 DNA window includes the following coding sequences:
- a CDS encoding HAD family hydrolase: MRAVIFDIDGTLLDSVDLHARAWVDAFAHFGVETDPEKVRRQIGKGGDELMPVFLPPDRVEREGDTIEAYRSDLFKREYLHRVRPFPGVRALFERIKSADQRIALASSGKRDEVEHYQEILGIADLVDVATSSDDVERSKPHPDIFEAAIKKLAPLDARSILVIGDTPYDAEAAGKAGLSTIGVLCGGFPEADLSKAGCIAIYRDPQDLLDGFDRSPLAAG; this comes from the coding sequence ATGCGGGCAGTGATCTTCGACATCGACGGCACGCTGCTCGACAGCGTCGACTTGCATGCCCGGGCCTGGGTCGACGCCTTCGCGCATTTCGGCGTGGAGACCGATCCCGAGAAGGTCCGGCGCCAGATCGGCAAGGGCGGCGATGAACTCATGCCGGTCTTCCTGCCGCCCGACCGCGTGGAGCGCGAGGGCGACACGATCGAGGCCTACCGCTCCGATCTGTTCAAGCGGGAGTATCTGCATCGGGTGCGCCCGTTTCCCGGCGTGCGGGCCTTGTTCGAGCGGATCAAGTCGGCGGACCAGCGGATTGCCCTCGCGTCGTCGGGCAAGCGCGACGAAGTCGAGCATTATCAAGAGATCCTGGGCATTGCCGATCTCGTCGACGTCGCGACCTCGTCGGACGACGTGGAGCGCTCCAAACCCCATCCGGACATCTTCGAAGCGGCCATAAAGAAACTCGCGCCGCTCGACGCCCGCTCGATCCTCGTGATCGGCGATACGCCCTACGATGCGGAGGCGGCGGGCAAGGCCGGCCTCTCGACGATCGGCGTCCTCTGTGGAGGTTTCCCCGAAGCGGACCTCTCCAAGGCCGGCTGCATCGCGATCTACCGTGATCCGCAGGACCTGCTCGACGGGTTCGATCGCTCGCCACTCGCGGCCGGCTGA